Within the Oncorhynchus clarkii lewisi isolate Uvic-CL-2024 chromosome 2, UVic_Ocla_1.0, whole genome shotgun sequence genome, the region TACGGTGCATTATGGCAATGGGGCTTTGGCCCCGAAATAAGTCGCTGCATGTCAGGAAGAGAACATGAACTCCTGGGGCCTTCTGGCCATTGTGTGCAGGTGAACAATAGGACCACGCATCCCAATGAAGCATGCTCCTCTCGGCCGTGACCGAGCCCCTCAGCCCCACTTTGTCCTAGCAGCAATCCCTTCCCattgtcctctttctctctcctcctcgtaTGTCTTCATTCATCTACCCCACTCTGTTTTCTTCAAGCTAGTATGGAAATAGCCTACAGTAGAGCTTCATATCGCCCTCCAATGCACTTCACCAGGTTGGTAGGGTTTAAGGCCATACTAGGAGTCTCCTTTCTCTTTCCACATGGTATGTTCTCTGTGTTGGGGGTGGGTATGGATGGACCTGGAGCGGGGGAGGTCACACGTGTGAGGGGAAGTGAGTTAACGGTCACTGGGGCCAATGTTCAATGGAGCAGCTTTTCAACTCGGCACTTTTGTCACCCAAATGGAGTTATGGATGACCCATCGTGTGTCCCAGATCTGCTTGTAACTTCACAGCCGATGCTCATCAGTGACCATTAGAGTATTAAGGAACGGTTCACTTTAATGTAATGCTAGATGCTATTGCATTGCTAGTTTTCATTACACAATAGATGCAGTTCTTTGTAGACCATGTGGCTTGTATCTGAATTAGTGTCCTGGTTAAAATACAATCTATGGCACATCATTTTTTATGCTTTTCTTTTCAAGCTAGCCTAATTGTAACTGTTTAAAGCTTCCCATCAATGCAACtgcacagttacacacacacagtgttgttgCTATTTGAAGCAATATGCAGAGAAGGCTGTCAAAGAAGGATAAATCAGATAGTGGCAGTTTCCCATTCACAGATGAATCCTAGTCCTGGACTTAAAAGCATCTTCAATTGATTGAGCTTGCTTTTTTAGTCAAGGACTAGGCTCattctgggtctgggaatcccACCCCCTGGTCTTTAAATATATCCTTAAGATTTCCTCAAATGATATAAGATCGTCCCAGTCTGACAAAGGCAGCCATTGACATTTCAGGAGAGGAAACCCTCTGTGGTGAGCATGGCTGATGTCTTTCCGCTCCTAAATTGGGTCCAGGAACCGAGACAAATGGCACTTGGTGCCTAGGAAATACCCAAATGAGGCGGCATAGCCGTCAGTCTGGTCCTGACGCCGACCTGAGCACGAGAGAAATAATTGGGTTTTTGGCTCTACAATTGTGGAATTCTGTTTGCAGCACAATATTGATCACCCTATAATGGTGAAGTTCTCAAAGGTTAGTTGAAACTTCATTGCTAATCATATCAAAATCAACGATGCCTGCTGCCCGGTTGCAGATATACCATACCACCAATCCAAAAGCTATTTTGGAGGGTTCTTGTTTTACCCAGGCTGCCTCTGGCATGACCCCTTAATGCACAGCACGTTCCCCTTTTTCATagcctcccctttcctccctccatttcttcatcactccctccctcatttTCCCCTTCTCCAAGGCTGTTTTTATCTCATGGCTGAACGTCTCTCTGCGGAACAGAGCTGCCTGGGTCAACTGAGGTGAAGGCAGCAGAATGGGATCTGGAAAAAAATTGTAGGATACTGTAGCTAAAGTACTGGGTCGTATTAATTTGTCACCAATGAAACAGAATGGGACTATTTCAGTTTTCCACTTCATAACGTTTAAAACGTTCTCTGTTGTCTGCAGGTACACGAAACCTGGTTTGATGTTAGCATAGTCTTTAGCGTTAATCTTAGGATCATGGTGCTGATTGTGTCCCTACTCTTGAGCCGTGGAATGCTTTCCGGCTTTGAGTGTATTGATTCCATTCTAAATGTGTCACATTTTAGTGAAACAATCGATCAATTATTGAATCAAAGCATGCAGGTACCTATCATTTGGAGTGAGAATGTGTTAATTCTCAACttatctgtgtatctctctgccaAACAGCCATCCAAGGAATGTCTCCCTGACCCACCCCACCCCCAACCCTATCCCTCCCAGCAAGAATCCTGCAGTGGTGGTTAGTGTGTTAGTGGTCCTTTGTGATGTAGTTGGGAAGAGAGGTTGGGGGTAGGGGACGTAGTTGTGCGGAATGCAGGTCCTTTGGCAGAGGGGGATGGGTGAAGGTTATCACATCAGGTTTACCACTCAAACACAGGAGACTCACAGGCCACTGTGGCCAGTGTTGGGCAACAGACCAATGAAgactagtgggggggggggggggggggggggcaaatagtCTGTCCGACAATAAGAGGCTTTGTAGTTTATTTATGAGGTGAGACAGAATGATCAACAGTCAGGAGACTTAGGACAGATGCCAGATAGCTCCTATCTCTGTCCGAAAAGGTTGAAGATAGCATAGTGTTCACAGGGGGTCACTCCTCAGCGTCTCCCTTGGCTGACTATTAGTTGATTTGTTAGCTGATGCTGTAAGGTTTTTGTGATTACGTCACTGTTGATTTGGAACATATCACGCAGCAAGACTTCAGTTTTTAAGATCTGTTCGTAGGAATGTGTAACGACTAAACAAATCCTCCAAGATATGTTTGAAATGCCCCCTGGAAAGTGTTCAAAATGTGATATTTGATATGGCCTCTAAAAGGTTACAGGGCCGTGTTCACAAGAGTCTCAAAGTAGGACTGCTAATAAAGGATTGTTTtttccttttagatcataatgaatagaATTATTGGGCAgggggagctgatcctagatcagcactcctactctgagattaATTTGGAAAGGGGCACAGGAATGAAGGTGAAACTGCTAACACTATTCTGACGGTTctttctcctgtctttctctcccatccAGAGTAAGCTTCACATGGAGGGCTTCCGCAGCTTGAAGGAGGGTGAGGCGGTCGAGTTCACTTTCAAGAAGTCAGCCAAAGGCCTGGAGTCCCAGAGAGTCACTGGGCCGGAGGGCACACACTGTGTGGGCAGCGAGAGGAGACCCAAAGGCAAGAGCATCCAGAAACGCCGCTCCAAAGGAGATAGGTGAGTGCCTGCCTTGTATGCACACTCTGTCTGTACATCAAATGGGGATAAGGTATACACTAAACTGTACACACTGAAACAGAAAAATATGATCAGATAAGCAACAATGTATATATTAATCTTACACACATACCACATCTATGTGTACCATAGTAGGGTTCTAACATTCTCAAAAGATGGTGGCCCAAAGTATTTTCTTTATTGTGGTTGGATCTCACATCTGCAATGGTCCATCCATTTTGGATATGATTCAAAATGGTGTTTCAGTTTTATCCCGTTCCGGCCTCTTCTTCTTTTCCTTGACCCCTGGCCGTGGTTAGGGTCACACAGGCAGGCTTGACGTGTGACCTGGATCAATAGCTGTTTAATTCTGGACGTCCCTTGTGGAGTTACACGCAGTGGTTCTCTCTTGGAAAACCTTTTCCCAACCTCTTCCACAGAATGTGTTTTTGTGGTGGTAACCTGAACTGGCAGCATGAATGTTTCTGAATCACTGTagatgtggattataattatcCTGTCATTACAGTTTAGAACTAGTAAAATATTACACATTTAATTCAAGGTGtttttatttacaaaaaaaaaagctttATTTAAGTTGGCAAGTGTTTGGTGTTGAAATATTACTAATGTTATAAGACCAATTTACAAAAATACGAGTTGTTTGGGCTTGTCCCTGTAAAATAACCCTTAATGGTTCTAGGTAGAACAATCTCCATTCTCACCCTGACTATACTCTGGGCCTAATCACAACTGGCAGGGGGCCACATTGATACCCCTTTCTAACCCATCACAATATCCACAACGGACAAAGGACCCACAATGTTGGCCCGCCTCTCACTTTTACTTTACGGTGAGAAAAAGTGAAGGGATTTGTGCATTTTAAATGGAATGCATTATGCAAGTAGTGGGGAATGGAAACTTTTGCATAAAAAAGTTTCTATTCCCCACTACTTTCATAATGCATCCATTTAAAATGCACAAATCCCTTCACTTTTTCTCACCATAAAGTAAAAGTGAGAGGCGGGCCAACATTGTGGGTCCTTTGTCCATTGTGGATATTGTGATGGGTTAGAGAGGGGTATCAATGTGGCCCCCTGCCAGTTGTGATTAGGCCCAGAGTATAGTCAGGGTGAGAATGGAGATTGTTACGGCCTCAAAGAGTCCCGGGAGGCCTGTGGCGCACGATTCACTCTCCCAAGACTATGCTAGTCCTTATAAGAGGAATCATATGGGGCCAACTCCAACATTTTCAATGGAGAATAAGACAAACTGTTTTATGTCTTGAAGAGTAGCCAGTACATAGGTCTAAGATTCTAAATTATTTTTGTCAATTGCATATTTAATATTCTTTATTAGGTGGCGGTGTTTGCATGGGATTAGAAACAGAGGACCCTGGCACTCATTTCACCAGTGTTATCTGGACTCTCCATATTTCTTAAAATATGGCCAAAATCAgccacaatttattttctgattcCATTTTAAGGCTTCCGAGCCGAAACAGTTCGGAAGAGTTCGTGCATATATTACGACGACATTTCGTGACGTTTTTGTTCATTTTGGACTTCGGTAAGGGTTTTTTCGGTTGTACAAAATGTTTTCTTGAGACAATCTGAAGTCAGTAGCCGAAGTCTAAGCCCCTtcatcggtgattggtcaacagtaaggATTCCTCAGTAAAgcctttgttgtcattcaacaagaGATGACTCATTTTCAtgcacttttttattttattgagaaatactgtaccaaacatcttagttggatgtaaaattgcacgactaagatctcctctgcaaaaatgtcaaaatcaatgacagatttcttgcgttatcttagattaatatggactattttgaggaagtgtactgACTACGGTgactcaaaatggacaaacagttctattgccATGACATTTTTTTCAAGTGAAGGTATTTCAAGGTAGTATGCGAGCACACGTGTTCGGTTCGCCAAGCCGACTTCGGCTAGTTGCCAGCCGACTTCGGCTAGttgccagccgaactgaagcatgctgacgcatTTAGTAGGTATATATGATGCAGGGAGGGAAGAAAAACCCTGTCCATTTAATTGATAACAGATGTAGGCGCCCgagagggggttagaggtcaCGGTAACCATGGCAGCCGCGTATGGCTAAAATATAGGGGGTTAGGGTTGCGGGGTTTAGAGAGGACTGCGGGGGTCAGAGTTGGGAGATCATTGCTGTGGCTTTTTAGACAAAGGACCACTTCCCTTTTCCGGCACGCGCTCCATAATCGATGTTGAGACAGTTGGGCCTTGACACCCACCCAACGGCCAGTGGTACAAAGAAGCAACTGACCTCCTTGAGCCTCCCCTGACCAAGCCTCATCTACATCATTGGAGGAAGGGGGTCCTTAATAGCTCCTCAGTGGCACAAGCAGCGGTGACAGCCCCAATGCCACTGCCCATCTGTCAGCCGCCCCTGGACGCGTGGCTATTCTATAGGTCCTGTTTAAACCAGCTATCAAAGGAAGGCTACTCTTATGGCTACCATTGACCCTAACCATTCTCCGTGGACTGTGATACTCTGTGTATGTTCTATGGCGAAGGAATATAATTGATGTAGCTAAAAAGACCTCATTGCAGCAAAGTACTGTGGACAAAGAATGAAAAGGGTGATTAATTTGTTCATTTGTAGATGAGACCATTCAAAGTAACAAATAGCCTACTGAAACATACAGACAGAACATGCTTTTATAAATAGCGTACGTCCTGTAGAAAAGAGTTGCATGCTGTTATGTTCAATTTGCATTTGCACATGGGGTAGAACAAAGATCATTTGCACTTTTTAACCCACTTTTAACCCTGTTCACATGAAAAGGATGGGtccgattccaggctgtatcgtgactgggagtcccatagagcggtgcacaattggcccagtgtcgttagggtttggccggggtaggccgtcattgtaaataagaatttgttcttaactgacttgcgtagttaaataaaggttaaataaatacaataaataaataagccACTGCATGGAACTGGCCAGAGTTCTTATTTGGCTGCTGCAGCACTAGCCTAACTGGCATATGCTGCCCTCTTGTGGATTGCAGGTGACAGCGCATCCCACTCAATACAAGATCAGGGGACATATGTAGGGAAAGGAGGGATGCCTAGTCaggtacaactgaatgcattcaactgaaatgtgtctaacgcatttaactcaacccctctgactcagagaggtgcgggggggggtAACTGCCATgcacaggggcagaacgacagatttttaccttgatcCACTAAcccttcggttactggcccaacgctcctatcaaatgtaggatcttaatttgaaccagtGTGCttaagcaggaaaataatcctgcagcaagggctcccgagtggcgcagcggtctaaggcactacatctcagtacAAGTGGTGtcgctacagtccctggttcaaattcagtctgtatcacatctggccatgattgggagtcccaaagggtggcgcacaattgtcccagcgttgtctgtggtaggctgtcattgtaaataagaatttgttctcaactgacttgcctagttaaagttgGATTACAATTACTGGACATTTTTGAAGGTGTTGATATACATTTTTCTTAAGGGAAAATcaaagtctgaaatttcaaactggaaatgacaaacttcagaagccttttcaaacctcaaatacacaatacaattttttacattgcaggaaagttctcctgtaacagggtgctcaaatgaagatcctacatctgtaggatcAGGTCCTCACTCACTGTCCATACAATTCATATTCATTGTGATATAAATGCTaagctgatcctaaatcagcacccCTGATCTGCAACGCTTGATACATATGGCCCAGTCCTACATTTATCAGCTTGGGATCAGTTTGAGCAAGGCGAGGTTCAGAATTGCTGACCATCAcataatgagtagttatttgAGATGCAAGATTTGCAGATCAGTGATTCTGTGCAGTGTCTTCAATGTCAAACACGTCGTCTTGTTTTTTAGGTGCTACAACTGTGGAGGCCTGGACCACCATGCCAAGGAGTGCAAGTTGCCACCCCAGCCTAAGAAGTGCCATTTCTGCCAGAGCATTGCCCACATGGTCGCCAACTGCCCAATCAAAGCACAGCAGTCCTCGCCACGTTCTCAGGGAAAGCCCTCCTCCTTgaaaggagacgaggaggaaCACAGCCACTCGCCCCCGTCCCCGGTGAGCTCTGATTGAACGAGGAGACGCAGGATGGAAGCTGGGGGAAGCACAGAAGCCAATCAAACTGCTTTACTGGAAAGATGGCCGCTAAGTTTCCTTTCAACTATATAAGATGCTTTTGGAACTACCTCAGGTTTTTGTAAACAAAACGATCATGAAGAAAGAATGTACTGAAGTTAATCTTTTTTTGGTGTAACACTCACAAATACAGCTGTATTATTATAGCACTCAGGaaatatttgtaaaaatgtatggaACCGCTAATGAGGGGTTTAAACTTGTAATGGCACATCACATATTACTTTGATGTCTTTATAGAATAGAAAGTTGTTTAATTTTTACAGAGCAGATAATGAGAAACCATGCCAATCACACTGGCATGCTACTATACCAAACTCACCAGGAAGCTTAAAATCACAGTGTCAAGTAGATAGCTAAACACTTTTGCTGCCTTACAACTTCTT harbors:
- the LOC139380922 gene encoding protein lin-28 homolog A-like; the encoded protein is MAEGVCKTEEDEGPSTEEDSESFHGVGVCKWFNVRMGFGFLSMTNREGVPLESPVDVFVHQSKLHMEGFRSLKEGEAVEFTFKKSAKGLESQRVTGPEGTHCVGSERRPKGKSIQKRRSKGDRCYNCGGLDHHAKECKLPPQPKKCHFCQSIAHMVANCPIKAQQSSPRSQGKPSSLKGDEEEHSHSPPSPVSSD